A section of the Rummeliibacillus pycnus genome encodes:
- the murD gene encoding UDP-N-acetylmuramoyl-L-alanine--D-glutamate ligase, whose product MKNLTIMEHKKVLVLGLAKSGVAAAELLHKMGAFVTVNDAKPFEENKDAQKLLQQGITVICGRHPEDLLDEGFELVIKNPGIPYSNIIVEDAVKRGIPVWTEVELAYLISEAPMIGITGSNGKTTTTTLLYHILNQGGLKPLIAGNIGTVACTVTENAKADNIIVTELSSFQLMGTETFKPKIAIWTNLFEAHIDYHGSMEAYGNAKFGITRNQDATDYLIYNADQEIVASYARKSNAHLIPFTTTHINEAGISADDEMIYWLGKPFMKRDIIALPGKHNLENVLAAVAAAIIMNCPKDKMEHVLNSFNGVKHRTQFVREWKKRKIFNDSKATNTLATRSALAAFKQPIVLLAGGLDRGHSFEELRPFMSNVHAVVVSGQTADRFAEFASSCGVKTIAHAKDIQEAVPKAAELSNEGDVILLSPACASWDQYPNFETRGDLFIEAVMKLN is encoded by the coding sequence ATGAAAAACTTAACCATTATGGAACACAAAAAAGTATTAGTATTAGGTCTAGCTAAAAGTGGCGTAGCAGCCGCGGAATTACTTCATAAAATGGGGGCATTTGTAACAGTAAATGATGCAAAACCATTTGAAGAAAATAAGGATGCGCAAAAACTTCTCCAACAAGGAATTACTGTAATTTGTGGTCGTCATCCAGAAGATTTGTTAGATGAAGGCTTCGAATTAGTTATTAAGAATCCTGGTATTCCATATTCAAATATTATTGTAGAGGATGCAGTTAAGCGTGGAATTCCTGTATGGACGGAAGTTGAACTAGCTTACTTAATCAGTGAGGCTCCAATGATTGGGATTACAGGTTCAAATGGTAAAACAACCACCACTACATTGTTATATCATATTTTAAACCAAGGCGGTTTGAAACCATTAATCGCAGGTAATATTGGTACAGTTGCATGCACTGTAACAGAAAACGCAAAAGCCGATAATATTATTGTGACTGAATTATCATCATTCCAATTAATGGGGACAGAAACATTTAAACCTAAAATTGCGATTTGGACCAATTTATTTGAAGCACATATCGATTATCATGGATCTATGGAAGCATATGGTAATGCTAAGTTTGGTATTACACGTAACCAAGATGCAACAGATTATTTAATCTATAATGCAGATCAAGAAATAGTGGCTTCGTATGCTCGAAAATCAAATGCTCATTTAATTCCATTTACAACAACCCATATCAATGAAGCTGGAATTAGTGCAGATGATGAAATGATTTACTGGCTAGGTAAACCATTTATGAAACGCGATATTATTGCTTTACCAGGAAAACATAACTTAGAGAATGTTCTTGCAGCAGTAGCGGCAGCTATTATTATGAATTGTCCGAAAGATAAAATGGAACATGTTTTAAATTCGTTCAATGGCGTCAAACACCGTACGCAATTTGTTCGTGAATGGAAGAAGCGTAAAATATTCAATGATTCCAAAGCAACAAATACTCTTGCAACTCGTAGTGCACTTGCAGCATTTAAACAACCAATTGTATTACTAGCAGGTGGTTTAGATCGGGGTCATTCATTTGAAGAATTACGACCATTTATGTCAAATGTTCATGCGGTTGTGGTATCTGGTCAAACAGCAGATCGCTTTGCAGAATTTGCTTCTTCTTGTGGTGTAAAAACGATTGCTCATGCTAAGGATATCCAAGAGGCTGTACCGAAAGCGGCAGAATTATCAAATGAAGGTGATGTGATTTTACTTTCACCTGCATGTGCAAGTTGGGACCAATATCCAAACTTTGAAACTCGTGGAGATCTGTTTATCGAAGCAGTTATGAAATTAAATTAG
- the ftsW gene encoding putative lipid II flippase FtsW — translation MPCLIQREKLWLMIATSFLTVIGIVFVYSAGTYWGKIHYGQTAPFLVKQLIYLAVALFAFFICSRHKGLQLEKTWTLLYWFSLLLLVAVLIPGIGVVRNGSQSWIAIGPLSLQPSELTKIATIVKLSFILANQKATESKIHWRHFLYLFLPIALIMLQPDFGSAFILIVSVFLLFFIAGYPIRFYAFLIIAGVLGLVGLILSAPYRLKRIEAFLDPWSDPLGSGFQAIQSLLAIGPAGLYGFGFGNSRQKYLYLPEPQNDFIFSIIAEEMGFIGAATIICAFGLLMYAGLKLAYNSSLKVSLYCIATLIGMIGFQAFLNIGVVSGLLPVTGVTLPFISYGGTSLVVTWMAIGIVWNFSKQR, via the coding sequence ATGCCTTGCCTGATACAACGTGAGAAACTTTGGTTGATGATTGCAACGTCATTTTTGACTGTCATTGGCATTGTTTTTGTATACTCTGCTGGAACTTACTGGGGGAAGATTCACTACGGTCAAACAGCACCTTTTTTGGTTAAACAGTTAATCTATTTAGCAGTAGCGTTATTTGCCTTTTTCATTTGTAGCCGTCATAAAGGGCTACAATTGGAAAAGACCTGGACGCTTCTATATTGGTTTTCATTACTCTTACTTGTCGCTGTATTAATTCCGGGAATTGGTGTTGTTCGAAATGGTTCTCAAAGCTGGATCGCAATTGGCCCACTTAGCTTACAACCTTCTGAACTTACCAAAATTGCAACAATCGTCAAACTAAGTTTTATTTTGGCGAATCAAAAAGCTACGGAATCTAAAATTCATTGGCGGCATTTTTTGTATTTGTTTTTACCGATAGCTCTTATTATGTTACAACCTGATTTCGGTTCTGCCTTTATTTTAATCGTTTCAGTGTTTCTACTGTTTTTTATAGCCGGGTATCCAATTCGATTTTACGCTTTCTTAATTATTGCAGGTGTTTTAGGATTGGTTGGACTAATTCTATCAGCTCCCTATCGTCTAAAGAGAATAGAAGCCTTTTTAGATCCATGGTCAGATCCACTGGGGAGTGGATTTCAAGCAATCCAATCATTACTTGCTATAGGTCCGGCAGGATTATATGGATTTGGCTTTGGAAACAGTCGACAAAAGTATTTATACTTACCAGAACCACAGAATGATTTTATCTTTTCTATTATTGCCGAAGAAATGGGATTTATCGGAGCTGCAACTATCATTTGTGCTTTTGGTTTACTAATGTATGCTGGATTGAAATTAGCCTATAATTCAAGTTTAAAAGTTTCTTTGTATTGTATTGCAACATTAATAGGAATGATTGGTTTTCAAGCATTTTTGAATATTGGTGTTGTTTCAGGGTTGCTGCCGGTAACAGGCGTTACCTTACCATTCATTAGTTATGGGGGAACATCCCTTGTGGTAACATGGATGGCTATTGGAATTGTATGGAATTTTTCGAAACAAAGATAA
- the mraY gene encoding phospho-N-acetylmuramoyl-pentapeptide-transferase, protein MSIATMLIILAISFIISVILGPIIIPMLRRFKFGQSIREEGPKSHMKKAGTPTMGGVIFLLSIIATTIIMSFVKGAFTSQTIILILVLVGFGVVGFLDDGLKIIFKRNLGLTSLQKLIAQIVISIAAYFLMKLGTFHNTVQIPFTDFAIHLGVFYMLFLVFWLVGFSNAVNLTDGLDGLVSGTASIAFAAYGVLALLNDQLDIAIFAFAVVGALLGFLIFNANPAKVFMGDTGSLALGGALAMLSILVGQELLLLIIGIIFVLETLSVMMQVTSFKLTGKRIFKMSPLHHHFELSGWSEWRIVLTFWLTALVAALIAVVPEVL, encoded by the coding sequence ATGTCAATCGCAACAATGCTAATTATTTTAGCAATTTCATTTATTATTTCGGTCATTTTAGGGCCGATTATCATCCCTATGTTAAGACGTTTTAAATTTGGTCAAAGCATCAGGGAAGAAGGACCAAAATCACATATGAAAAAGGCAGGTACCCCAACAATGGGTGGTGTCATTTTCTTACTATCCATTATTGCAACAACAATCATTATGAGTTTTGTAAAGGGTGCATTTACATCTCAAACAATTATTTTGATTCTTGTTCTAGTTGGATTCGGGGTAGTTGGATTTTTAGACGATGGACTAAAAATCATTTTCAAAAGAAATTTAGGATTAACTTCTTTACAGAAACTAATCGCACAAATTGTTATTTCGATTGCGGCCTATTTTTTAATGAAATTAGGAACGTTTCATAATACAGTTCAAATTCCGTTTACTGATTTTGCCATCCATTTAGGTGTATTCTATATGCTGTTTTTAGTCTTCTGGCTAGTTGGCTTTTCAAATGCAGTCAATTTAACAGATGGATTAGATGGATTAGTATCGGGAACAGCTTCTATTGCTTTTGCAGCTTACGGTGTATTAGCACTATTAAATGATCAATTGGATATTGCTATTTTTGCCTTTGCTGTTGTGGGTGCATTACTTGGTTTCTTAATCTTTAACGCAAACCCAGCAAAAGTATTTATGGGAGATACAGGTTCACTAGCTTTAGGTGGAGCTTTAGCCATGCTTTCCATTTTAGTTGGTCAAGAACTATTATTATTAATAATCGGAATAATTTTTGTCCTTGAAACTTTATCTGTTATGATGCAAGTAACAAGTTTCAAATTAACAGGTAAAAGAATTTTTAAAATGAGTCCACTACATCACCATTTTGAACTATCAGGTTGGTCAGAATGGCGTATTGTCCTAACGTTCTGGTTAACAGCATTAGTGGCGGCATTGATCGCAGTGGTTCCGGAGGTATTATAA
- a CDS encoding stage V sporulation protein D, giving the protein MWVTKQASVRLKLVLVIFFCLGCLLIGKLMVVQFIQHDFLTKKAEENWDREVPMKSLRGNIEDRNGKLLVGNKLAPTLYFMPAQNKEPEKVAAQLSPILQMKEKDLLDKLKKPGFIVKLTPQGKNISYDLAEKIQQLQIPGLYTGLDYVRDYPYGVLLSRLLGFTGSDMQGLAGLEYQYNDLLLGKESAIRLFTDAKGANLPHVEDGWREGQDGASLELTIDIDVQKVIERELEQAMEKYEADQAIGIAMDPNTGEILGLASFPTYDPANYQKVDSKIYNRNLPVWMTYEPGSTFKIITLSAALEENVVDLQKDSFYDPGYSMVEGARLRCWKREGHGQETFLQVVENSCNPGFIELGKRVGPTKLQQYIRDFGFGQVTGSNMAGESTGILFSPKNYGPVEHATTSFGQGISVTPIQQVQAVSAAVNGGKLMTPYIVKNILNSESGKVLKSYKPIQKGQVIRPETSAKVRAALESVVANGSGRGAYRDHLRIGGKTGTAQKAENGRYKDGEYIVSFIGFAPADDPKVVVYVAIDNPKHGSQFGGVIAAPIVGQIIEDIHPIVGITDRKDQLEKQYRWGDIEKVRVPNLVGKTKKEITEMLYPFRLEWHGEGNTIVSQLPKADAQIVKDGTIHVYLENR; this is encoded by the coding sequence ATGTGGGTAACTAAACAAGCAAGTGTGAGATTAAAATTAGTATTGGTGATTTTTTTCTGCTTAGGTTGTTTACTTATTGGAAAATTAATGGTTGTTCAATTTATACAACATGACTTTCTGACCAAAAAAGCAGAGGAGAACTGGGATCGTGAAGTTCCCATGAAGAGTTTACGAGGCAATATTGAAGATCGCAATGGAAAACTTTTAGTAGGCAATAAGTTGGCCCCAACATTATATTTTATGCCTGCTCAAAACAAGGAACCGGAAAAAGTTGCAGCACAATTGTCACCTATCTTACAAATGAAAGAAAAAGATTTGTTAGACAAACTAAAGAAACCTGGTTTTATTGTAAAATTAACGCCACAAGGTAAGAATATTTCTTATGATTTAGCAGAGAAAATCCAACAGTTACAAATTCCAGGGCTTTATACAGGGTTAGATTATGTGAGGGATTATCCATATGGTGTATTACTTTCAAGATTATTAGGATTTACCGGTAGTGACATGCAAGGCTTAGCAGGGTTAGAATACCAATATAATGATCTGTTATTAGGAAAGGAATCGGCTATTCGATTATTTACAGATGCAAAAGGTGCCAACTTACCACATGTAGAAGATGGGTGGAGAGAAGGGCAAGATGGTGCATCGTTAGAGTTGACCATCGATATAGATGTCCAAAAGGTTATTGAAAGAGAATTGGAACAAGCTATGGAAAAATATGAAGCGGATCAAGCAATCGGGATTGCAATGGATCCTAATACTGGAGAAATACTAGGATTAGCTTCTTTTCCAACTTATGATCCAGCAAATTATCAAAAAGTAGATTCGAAGATTTATAATCGTAATTTGCCGGTTTGGATGACTTATGAACCTGGGTCAACATTTAAAATCATTACATTAAGTGCAGCTTTAGAAGAGAATGTAGTCGATTTACAAAAAGATTCATTTTATGATCCTGGTTATTCCATGGTAGAGGGAGCTAGACTTCGTTGTTGGAAACGTGAAGGACATGGACAAGAAACCTTTCTTCAAGTAGTTGAAAACTCATGTAACCCAGGTTTTATTGAATTAGGGAAACGTGTTGGACCTACCAAACTTCAACAGTATATCCGTGACTTTGGATTTGGACAGGTAACTGGCTCTAATATGGCTGGGGAATCCACAGGGATCCTGTTCTCACCCAAAAATTATGGTCCTGTAGAACATGCAACAACCTCATTCGGTCAAGGGATATCCGTTACACCTATACAGCAGGTTCAGGCTGTTTCCGCTGCTGTTAATGGTGGAAAATTGATGACACCTTATATTGTTAAAAATATTTTAAATAGTGAAAGCGGTAAAGTTCTTAAATCATATAAACCGATTCAGAAAGGTCAAGTAATTCGTCCAGAAACATCAGCGAAGGTCCGTGCAGCGTTAGAGTCTGTTGTAGCAAACGGATCAGGAAGAGGGGCTTATCGAGATCATCTGAGAATTGGTGGAAAGACAGGGACTGCTCAAAAAGCTGAAAATGGCCGTTATAAAGATGGGGAATATATTGTTTCCTTTATCGGCTTTGCACCGGCAGATGACCCTAAAGTTGTTGTTTATGTAGCGATTGATAATCCAAAACATGGTTCTCAATTTGGTGGTGTCATTGCAGCTCCAATTGTTGGGCAGATTATTGAAGATATTCATCCAATTGTAGGGATAACAGATCGAAAAGATCAGCTAGAAAAACAATATCGTTGGGGGGATATTGAAAAAGTTCGAGTTCCTAATTTAGTTGGTAAAACGAAAAAAGAAATTACAGAAATGTTGTATCCGTTTCGATTAGAATGGCATGGAGAAGGTAATACAATTGTTTCTCAACTTCCAAAAGCAGACGCACAAATTGTTAAAGATGGGACTATTCACGTTTATTTAGAAAATCGGTAA